The Streptomyces sp. P9-A4 genome contains a region encoding:
- a CDS encoding peptidoglycan-binding protein — protein MSVPVFEEFEPAADCGCPGCAQRRRDLALGLPVRAGGHPAAHGARRALVLVTAAGVVLGGGGAGMAAALPPPAGPFVPADLTEGTPRAAEPGPDTPQGGREPLHGAPGPGASPISTPTTSQISTGTLRQTTRAEIINRAKLWVAAQVPYSMEKYWSDGYRQDCSGYISMAWNLRSNEWTGSLDRFADRIDRTELQPGDILLFHNPANPTRGSHVTIFGGWTDYTHTSYVAYEQTKPRTRKQATPMAYWENSSQYVAYRYKGVVSGGSTGGGATPTATPYPGTAMFGPGADNAYVTQLGRLLLDRGAKKYYSKGPGPKWGEADRRATQAFQLAQGWKGKEADGLPGPQTWRLLVSGGGKSIGGSSGSSGPSTNVTDYPGRGAFRPGQSSAYVEKLGKQLVKRGFGKHYLSGPGPRWTEADRRNVEAFQRAQGWRGAAADGYPGPETWRRLFR, from the coding sequence ATGAGCGTGCCGGTCTTCGAGGAGTTCGAACCCGCGGCCGACTGCGGCTGCCCGGGGTGCGCCCAGCGGCGGCGTGACCTCGCGCTGGGGCTGCCGGTCCGGGCGGGCGGCCATCCCGCGGCGCACGGCGCCCGCCGGGCCCTGGTCCTGGTGACGGCGGCGGGTGTGGTGCTGGGCGGGGGAGGGGCCGGGATGGCGGCGGCCCTGCCCCCGCCGGCGGGACCGTTCGTCCCGGCCGACCTGACGGAGGGGACCCCCCGGGCCGCCGAGCCGGGGCCCGACACCCCGCAGGGCGGCCGCGAGCCGCTGCACGGAGCACCCGGCCCCGGGGCCTCGCCGATCTCGACCCCGACGACCAGTCAGATCTCGACCGGCACCCTGCGGCAGACGACCCGGGCCGAGATCATCAACCGCGCCAAGCTGTGGGTGGCCGCCCAAGTCCCGTACTCCATGGAGAAGTACTGGTCGGACGGCTACCGCCAGGACTGCTCCGGCTACATCTCGATGGCCTGGAACCTCCGCAGCAACGAGTGGACCGGCAGCCTCGACCGCTTCGCCGACCGGATCGACCGCACCGAGCTCCAGCCCGGCGACATCCTCCTCTTCCACAACCCCGCCAACCCGACGCGCGGCTCGCACGTCACGATCTTCGGCGGCTGGACCGACTACACCCACACCTCGTACGTCGCCTACGAGCAGACCAAGCCGCGCACCCGCAAGCAGGCGACGCCGATGGCGTACTGGGAGAACTCCAGCCAGTACGTGGCCTATCGCTACAAGGGCGTGGTCAGCGGCGGCAGCACCGGCGGCGGCGCGACGCCCACGGCGACCCCGTACCCCGGGACGGCCATGTTCGGTCCGGGCGCCGACAACGCGTACGTCACCCAGCTCGGCAGGCTCCTCCTCGACCGCGGCGCCAAGAAGTACTACAGCAAGGGGCCCGGCCCGAAGTGGGGCGAGGCGGACCGGCGCGCGACCCAGGCGTTCCAGCTGGCACAGGGCTGGAAGGGCAAGGAGGCGGACGGTCTGCCCGGCCCCCAGACCTGGCGGCTCCTCGTGTCCGGCGGGGGCAAGTCAATCGGCGGTTCGAGTGGTTCGAGCGGCCCGAGCACGAACGTGACGGACTATCCCGGGCGTGGCGCCTTCCGTCCGGGCCAATCCAGCGCATATGTGGAGAAGCTGGGCAAACAACTGGTGAAGCGGGGCTTCGGCAAGCACTACCTGTCGGGACCCGGTCCGCGCTGGACGGAGGCGGACCGCCGCAACGTCGAGGCGTTCCAGCGGGCACAGGGCTGGCGCGGCGCAGCGGCCGACGGCTACCCGGGCCCGGAGACCTGGCGGCGCTTGTTCCGATGA
- a CDS encoding lytic polysaccharide monooxygenase auxiliary activity family 9 protein, with amino-acid sequence MRKKSVGAAVVALGVAGATLLATGSAGSHGYTDAPISRQKLCANGTVTNCGPIQWEPQSVEGPKGFPASGPADGKICSAGLTQFAQLDDPRGGAWPATQLTAGQSYSFRWQFTARHATTDFRYYITKNGWDPNQKLTRAALDPQPFLTVPYNNQQPPATLSHSGTIPAGKTGRHLILAVWTIADTANAFYACSDVKF; translated from the coding sequence ATGCGCAAGAAATCAGTCGGGGCGGCGGTGGTGGCGCTCGGCGTCGCCGGTGCCACCCTCCTCGCCACCGGCAGCGCCGGCAGCCACGGCTACACCGACGCACCGATCAGCCGTCAGAAGCTCTGCGCCAACGGCACCGTGACCAACTGCGGCCCCATCCAGTGGGAGCCGCAGTCGGTCGAGGGCCCCAAGGGCTTCCCCGCCTCCGGTCCCGCCGACGGGAAGATCTGTTCGGCGGGCCTCACCCAGTTCGCCCAGCTCGACGACCCCCGGGGTGGTGCCTGGCCCGCCACGCAGCTCACGGCGGGGCAGAGCTACAGCTTCCGCTGGCAGTTCACGGCCCGGCACGCCACCACCGACTTCAGGTACTACATCACCAAGAACGGCTGGGACCCGAACCAGAAGCTGACCCGGGCCGCGCTCGACCCCCAGCCGTTCCTGACCGTCCCCTACAACAACCAGCAGCCGCCGGCGACCCTCTCGCACTCCGGGACGATCCCGGCGGGCAAGACGGGCCGCCATCTGATCCTGGCGGTGTGGACGATCGCGGACACCGCGAACGCCTTCTACGCCTGCTCGGACGTCAAGTTCTGA
- a CDS encoding class F sortase codes for MTVPSGTRPAGTGRLVTGVAWAVLLLGLWLWGREATEGLGGSSAPTTGDIAAVGRPLGVELPPAHAPIAEAEPRRVEIPSLGISAPVVARGLDATGAIDPPPFEMAHTVGWFGSGARPGAAGAALLVGHVDTDTRPAVFYGLSAARPGAKVRVTRTDGSVAEFTVDDVQVHPRDHFDPSKVYGARDPRRSELRLITCGGTFDRTSNTYTANVVVSAYLTAAERP; via the coding sequence GTGACGGTGCCGTCCGGAACCCGCCCGGCGGGCACCGGGCGACTCGTCACCGGTGTCGCCTGGGCGGTCCTGCTGCTCGGGCTCTGGCTCTGGGGCCGCGAGGCCACCGAGGGCCTCGGGGGCAGCTCCGCGCCGACCACCGGCGACATCGCGGCCGTCGGCCGCCCGCTGGGGGTGGAGCTGCCGCCCGCCCACGCCCCGATCGCCGAGGCCGAGCCCCGGCGGGTGGAGATCCCCTCCCTCGGGATCAGCGCGCCCGTCGTGGCACGCGGCCTGGACGCCACGGGCGCGATCGACCCGCCCCCCTTCGAGATGGCGCACACGGTGGGCTGGTTCGGTTCCGGGGCCCGTCCGGGGGCGGCCGGCGCGGCCCTGCTCGTCGGCCATGTCGACACGGACACCCGCCCGGCCGTCTTCTACGGCCTGAGCGCGGCCCGCCCCGGCGCGAAGGTCCGGGTCACCCGGACGGACGGCTCGGTCGCCGAATTCACGGTGGACGACGTCCAGGTCCACCCCCGGGACCACTTCGACCCGAGCAAGGTCTACGGCGCCCGCGACCCCCGCCGGTCGGAACTCCGCCTGATCACCTGCGGCGGCACCTTCGACCGCACGTCCAACACGTACACGGCGAACGTGGTGGTCTCGGCCTACCTGACGGCGGCGGAGCGCCCCTGA
- a CDS encoding response regulator transcription factor produces the protein MAVRKLRVVLAEDSVLLREGLIGLLARFGHEVVAAVGDADALREAVAAHGPDVVVTDVRMPPGFQDEGLRAAVALRSERPGLPVLVLSQYVQRSYAADLLDTGDGTGVGYLLKDRVGQVEEFEDALLRVAAGGTVVDPEVVRQLLRRHRDPLEALTPREREVLGLVAEGHSNAEVARRLVVSEAAVGKHIGNILAKLDLPPAEETHRRVLAVLTYLRA, from the coding sequence ATCGCTGTCCGAAAGCTCCGTGTCGTCCTCGCCGAGGACAGCGTCCTCCTCCGGGAGGGGCTGATCGGGCTGCTGGCCCGTTTCGGCCATGAGGTCGTCGCCGCCGTCGGGGACGCCGACGCCCTGCGCGAGGCGGTCGCCGCCCACGGCCCGGACGTGGTCGTGACCGATGTGCGGATGCCGCCGGGGTTCCAGGACGAGGGGCTGCGCGCCGCCGTCGCGCTCCGGTCCGAGCGGCCCGGCCTGCCGGTCCTGGTGCTCAGCCAGTACGTGCAGCGCAGCTACGCCGCCGACCTCCTCGACACGGGCGACGGCACCGGCGTCGGCTATCTGCTCAAGGACCGGGTGGGGCAGGTGGAGGAGTTCGAGGACGCCCTCCTGCGGGTCGCCGCCGGTGGCACGGTCGTCGACCCGGAGGTCGTACGGCAGCTGCTGCGGCGGCACCGCGATCCGCTGGAGGCCCTCACCCCGCGCGAGCGCGAGGTCCTCGGCCTGGTCGCGGAGGGGCACTCCAACGCGGAGGTCGCCCGGCGTCTGGTGGTGAGCGAGGCCGCCGTCGGCAAGCACATCGGCAACATCCTGGCGAAGCTGGACCTGCCGCCGGCGGAGGAGACCCATCGCCGGGTCCTGGCGGTCCTGACGTACCTCAGGGCGTGA
- a CDS encoding PT domain-containing protein, which yields MVLVLAPTAGSAYAHDGVKATVTPSTASPGADVDVRVQGCKGTTGAAKSQAFVADADLTGRDGGGAPLFGDTTIRSGLENGTYKVSVTCDGHDHPDVGTVEVRHQRPTHKPTHEPTHKPTHEPTHEPTHHPSPVAPVRAGGGGTAAFAAPAAPGVAQTATESGLGTPYTLLGLGMAAVAAVAVAFRSSRRRAAGSGTGSGTGAE from the coding sequence TTGGTACTCGTACTGGCACCCACGGCCGGTAGCGCGTACGCCCACGACGGGGTCAAGGCCACCGTCACCCCGTCCACCGCCTCGCCCGGAGCCGACGTCGATGTCCGCGTCCAGGGCTGCAAGGGCACGACCGGTGCCGCGAAGTCCCAGGCGTTCGTCGCCGACGCGGATCTCACCGGCCGGGACGGCGGGGGAGCCCCGCTGTTCGGCGACACCACGATCAGGTCCGGTCTCGAGAACGGTACGTACAAGGTCAGCGTGACCTGCGACGGCCACGATCACCCGGACGTCGGCACCGTGGAGGTCCGGCACCAGCGGCCGACCCACAAGCCGACGCATGAGCCGACCCACAAGCCGACGCATGAGCCGACCCATGAGCCGACCCACCACCCGAGCCCGGTCGCCCCGGTCCGCGCGGGCGGCGGCGGCACCGCCGCGTTCGCCGCCCCGGCCGCCCCCGGCGTCGCCCAGACGGCGACCGAGAGCGGCCTCGGCACCCCGTACACCCTGCTCGGGCTCGGCATGGCCGCCGTCGCCGCCGTCGCGGTCGCCTTCCGCAGCTCCCGCCGCCGCGCCGCCGGGTCCGGTACGGGCTCGGGCACCGGCGCGGAGTGA
- a CDS encoding sensor histidine kinase, which translates to MDPRNPWQALTWPRFPRSSWPWRSVGYLVTGGLLGALACLVFLVLGLFSLFLVGLPLLLLSGPALAGIERRRLRLVDLDPAPDPHRVPDAPGLAAWLRLRAGEQATWRELGYALLLATVLWPLDLIAVAVAIGLPAALLGTPVQLAVDGREAKAVKAYLVTSYPEAFAAALLGALLLVALAYPLAAVAGARAALARALLSPREGDPPAGIGEVIASRARLVDAFEAERRRIERDLHDGAQQRLVALTMTLGLARLDAPPGPLADQLAKAHTEAGQVLTELRELIHGIHPQVLADYGLGAALADAADRSAVPVDTDVDLPRLPAAVESAGYFAGCEALANVARHSGARRARITARAEGGVLRLEVSDDGRGGADPAGGSGLTGLADRLAVLDGRLTIMSPPGGPTLLRAEIPCRSLSESSVSSSPRTASSSGRG; encoded by the coding sequence ATGGACCCCCGTAATCCCTGGCAGGCCCTGACCTGGCCCCGTTTCCCGCGTAGCTCCTGGCCCTGGCGGTCCGTCGGCTATCTGGTCACCGGCGGGCTCCTCGGCGCGCTCGCCTGCCTCGTGTTCCTGGTGCTCGGGCTGTTCTCCCTGTTCCTCGTCGGGCTGCCGCTCCTCCTGCTGTCCGGACCCGCGCTCGCCGGGATCGAGCGCCGCCGTCTCCGGCTCGTCGACCTCGACCCGGCCCCCGACCCGCACCGCGTCCCCGACGCCCCCGGCCTCGCCGCCTGGCTCCGGCTCAGGGCGGGGGAGCAGGCGACCTGGCGCGAACTCGGGTACGCCCTGCTCCTCGCCACCGTCCTGTGGCCGCTCGACCTCATCGCGGTGGCCGTCGCGATCGGCCTGCCCGCCGCCCTCCTCGGCACCCCCGTCCAGCTGGCGGTGGACGGCCGGGAGGCCAAGGCCGTCAAGGCGTATCTGGTGACCTCCTACCCGGAGGCCTTCGCCGCGGCCCTCCTCGGCGCCCTCCTCCTGGTCGCCCTCGCCTACCCGCTCGCCGCCGTCGCCGGCGCCCGCGCCGCACTCGCGCGGGCCCTCCTCTCGCCCCGCGAGGGCGACCCCCCGGCCGGGATCGGCGAGGTCATCGCCTCCCGCGCGCGACTCGTCGACGCCTTCGAGGCCGAGCGCCGCCGTATCGAACGCGATCTGCACGACGGCGCCCAGCAACGCCTGGTCGCCCTCACCATGACCCTCGGGCTCGCCCGGCTCGACGCGCCGCCCGGCCCGCTCGCCGACCAGCTGGCGAAGGCGCACACGGAGGCCGGGCAGGTCCTGACCGAGCTGCGGGAGCTCATCCACGGCATCCACCCCCAGGTCCTCGCCGACTACGGTCTCGGCGCGGCCCTCGCCGACGCCGCCGACCGGTCCGCCGTCCCCGTCGACACGGACGTCGACCTGCCCCGGCTGCCCGCCGCCGTCGAGAGCGCCGGTTACTTCGCCGGCTGCGAGGCGCTCGCCAACGTCGCCCGGCACAGCGGCGCCCGCCGGGCGCGGATCACCGCGCGGGCCGAGGGCGGGGTGCTGCGCCTGGAGGTGTCGGACGACGGGCGCGGCGGCGCCGACCCGGCCGGGGGCTCCGGGCTCACCGGACTGGCCGACCGGCTGGCCGTCCTCGATGGCAGACTGACGATCATGAGCCCGCCGGGCGGGCCGACCCTCCTCCGAGCGGAGATCCCGTGCCGATCGCTGTCCGAAAGCTCCGTGTCGTCCTCGCCGAGGACAGCGTCCTCCTCCGGGAGGGGCTGA
- a CDS encoding CatB-related O-acetyltransferase, translating into MPLIPADPTVLHPMPEHPRVVLLKPLVKSPLIEAGDFSYYDDPDDPTAFETRNVLYHYGPERLVIGKYCALGTGTRFIMNGANHRMDGPSTFPFPTMGGSWAEHFDLITGLPGRGDTVVGNDVWFGHGATVMPGVRIGHGAIIAAGAVVTGDVPDYGIVGGNPARLIRTRYDTADIARLLAVAWWDWPVRHITRHVRTIMSGTVADLEEAAARLDGP; encoded by the coding sequence ATGCCGCTCATTCCCGCCGACCCCACCGTGCTCCACCCGATGCCCGAGCACCCTCGCGTGGTGCTGCTCAAACCGCTGGTGAAGTCGCCGCTGATCGAGGCCGGTGACTTCTCGTACTACGACGATCCGGACGACCCGACCGCGTTCGAGACGCGCAACGTCCTCTACCACTACGGGCCCGAGCGGCTCGTCATCGGCAAGTACTGCGCGCTGGGGACGGGCACCCGCTTCATCATGAACGGCGCCAACCACCGCATGGACGGTCCCTCCACCTTCCCGTTCCCCACCATGGGGGGCTCCTGGGCGGAGCACTTCGACCTGATCACCGGCCTGCCCGGCCGCGGCGACACGGTCGTCGGCAACGACGTGTGGTTCGGGCACGGCGCCACGGTCATGCCCGGCGTGCGCATCGGGCACGGCGCGATCATCGCCGCGGGCGCCGTGGTCACCGGCGACGTCCCCGACTACGGCATCGTCGGCGGCAACCCCGCCCGGCTCATCCGCACCCGCTACGACACCGCGGACATCGCCCGGCTCCTCGCCGTGGCGTGGTGGGACTGGCCCGTGCGGCACATCACCCGGCACGTACGGACGATCATGTCCGGGACCGTCGCCGACCTGGAGGAGGCCGCCGCGCGGCTCGACGGCCCCTGA
- a CDS encoding AMP-binding protein, with protein sequence MRGADTVAELVRRQWGDHRTGLRDEHHTLTHHQVAAGAAARAALLVDLMPPLPGGEPHLGILLDNTPEYPLWLSAAALAGAAVAGINPTRRGAELARDIRHTECRVLVTERAHLPLLDGLPLPGVRILVTDTDAYRELLAPYGNARPGDATLGPVRPDSRFLLSFTSGSTGAPKAALCSQGRLAAAGASLVSHFGVGRDDVHYICMPMFHGNAVIADWAPALAAGAGVALRARFSASRFLPDVRRYGATYFTYVGRAVQYLLATPPGPDDRAHPLRLGFGTEAGAVDAARFRERFGVPLVEGYGSSEGGAAIQRTPDTPTGAIGRAAPGDDLAVIDGESGEECPRARFSPTGRLLNAAEAVGELVNRGRSPFEGYWRNPEAEAARLRDGWYWTGDLFYRDADGYLYFAGRTDDRLRVDSENLAAAMIEHILARWDRAAGVAVYAIPDPVAGDQVMAALALREGEAFDPSAFAAFLADQADLGTKMPPRFVRVMRELPLTATNKIHRVALRRAAFLCEDPVWWRPTPGAPYELLTPEKSAALGAEYTRRDRSPMGEHHA encoded by the coding sequence ATGAGGGGTGCGGACACCGTCGCGGAACTCGTACGGCGCCAATGGGGCGACCACCGGACCGGGCTGAGGGACGAGCACCACACCCTCACCCACCACCAGGTCGCCGCCGGCGCCGCCGCGCGGGCCGCCCTGCTCGTGGACCTGATGCCACCCCTGCCGGGGGGCGAGCCGCACCTCGGCATCCTGCTCGACAACACGCCGGAGTACCCGCTCTGGCTCAGCGCGGCGGCCCTCGCGGGGGCCGCCGTCGCCGGGATCAACCCCACCCGGCGCGGCGCCGAACTCGCCCGGGACATCCGGCACACCGAGTGCCGGGTCCTGGTGACCGAGCGCGCCCACCTGCCGCTCCTCGACGGCCTGCCGCTGCCGGGCGTGCGCATCCTGGTCACGGACACCGACGCGTACCGGGAACTCCTCGCCCCCTACGGGAACGCCCGGCCGGGAGACGCCACCCTCGGCCCCGTACGCCCCGACAGCCGCTTCCTGCTCTCCTTCACCTCCGGCTCCACGGGGGCACCCAAGGCGGCCCTGTGCAGCCAGGGGCGCCTGGCTGCCGCCGGCGCCTCGCTCGTCTCCCACTTCGGGGTGGGCAGGGACGACGTCCACTACATCTGCATGCCGATGTTCCACGGCAACGCGGTGATCGCGGACTGGGCGCCCGCGCTCGCCGCCGGGGCCGGGGTGGCGCTGCGGGCCCGCTTCTCCGCCTCCCGGTTCCTGCCCGACGTACGCCGCTACGGCGCCACCTACTTCACCTACGTGGGCCGGGCCGTGCAGTACCTGCTCGCCACCCCGCCCGGACCGGACGACCGCGCGCACCCGCTCCGCCTCGGCTTCGGGACGGAGGCGGGGGCGGTGGACGCGGCCCGCTTCCGGGAGCGCTTCGGGGTCCCGCTCGTCGAGGGGTACGGCTCCTCCGAGGGCGGCGCGGCGATCCAGCGGACCCCCGACACCCCTACGGGGGCGATCGGGCGGGCCGCGCCGGGCGACGACCTGGCGGTGATCGACGGGGAGTCGGGGGAGGAGTGCCCCCGGGCCCGCTTCTCGCCCACCGGCCGGCTCCTCAACGCGGCCGAGGCGGTCGGCGAGCTCGTCAACCGGGGCCGGTCGCCCTTCGAGGGCTACTGGCGCAACCCGGAGGCGGAGGCGGCCCGGCTGCGGGACGGCTGGTACTGGACGGGCGACCTCTTCTACCGGGACGCGGACGGGTACCTCTACTTCGCGGGCCGTACGGACGACCGGCTGCGGGTCGACAGCGAGAACCTGGCGGCGGCGATGATCGAGCACATCCTCGCCCGCTGGGACCGGGCGGCGGGGGTCGCGGTCTACGCGATACCGGACCCGGTGGCGGGGGACCAGGTGATGGCGGCGCTCGCGCTGCGCGAGGGGGAGGCCTTCGACCCGTCGGCCTTCGCGGCCTTCCTCGCGGACCAGGCGGACCTGGGCACGAAGATGCCACCGCGCTTCGTCCGCGTGATGCGGGAACTGCCCCTCACGGCCACGAACAAGATCCACCGTGTGGCCCTCCGCCGAGCGGCCTTCCTCTGCGAGGACCCCGTCTGGTGGCGCCCGACGCCGGGCGCGCCGTACGAACTCCTGACCCCGGAGAAGTCGGCCGCCCTCGGTGCGGAGTACACCCGCCGGGACCGCTCCCCGATGGGCGAACACCACGCGTAG
- a CDS encoding TetR/AcrR family transcriptional regulator, with the protein MTDPPDTTPDRRPGGRTARVRAQVLDAVRAELTEGGHEGLTMEGVATRAGVHRATVYRRWRDVGGLLVDVIDAAGETDWQPPDTGSLRGDLTALNREIQESLVVRPSFAVALMAASFHSEQAARAQTRLWADRYAQCEVIVERAAERGELPGRHTDARSLLITATAPLYHRLMLLRVDPDPRLPERAAEAAVLAATAGAFTVHGESEVRSP; encoded by the coding sequence ATGACAGACCCGCCGGACACGACGCCGGACCGCCGCCCGGGCGGTCGGACCGCCCGCGTCCGCGCCCAGGTTCTCGACGCGGTGCGCGCCGAACTCACCGAGGGCGGCCACGAAGGGCTCACGATGGAGGGGGTCGCGACCCGGGCCGGAGTGCACCGCGCCACGGTCTACCGGCGTTGGCGCGATGTCGGCGGCCTGCTCGTCGACGTCATCGACGCGGCCGGTGAGACCGACTGGCAGCCGCCGGACACCGGCTCACTGCGCGGCGACCTGACGGCCCTCAACCGGGAGATCCAGGAATCCCTGGTCGTCCGGCCGTCGTTCGCCGTGGCCCTGATGGCCGCCTCGTTCCACTCCGAACAGGCCGCGCGGGCCCAGACACGGCTGTGGGCGGACCGGTACGCCCAGTGCGAGGTCATCGTCGAGCGCGCCGCCGAGCGCGGTGAACTCCCCGGGCGGCACACGGACGCGCGGAGCCTGCTGATCACCGCCACGGCGCCGCTCTACCACCGGCTGATGCTCCTGCGCGTCGACCCGGACCCGCGGCTCCCGGAACGGGCCGCGGAGGCGGCGGTTCTGGCGGCCACGGCGGGCGCCTTCACCGTCCACGGGGAATCAGAGGTCCGTTCGCCGTAG
- a CDS encoding SPFH domain-containing protein, giving the protein MTASTPNPADSGAAASRDAARTARRLTDGTLPRTPPDTPQNAPEHGLRAGVMGEGATAGPPTGPPPTAGQPTAEAGDGASPVRDGGVVVRGGALPVRDGAVVVRDGASVVRDGLSAPAPASAVPAPGRDSALPSASAPAPAPAPAPEPVSVPGRESALTPAPAPALTPAPAPAPTQAPVAEPAATAAPSPAASRSDVPAPTRSDVPPPGSAAGTAASPVPAPGGESVPAPPGDGARPPAAPASSAAPGGTPVPASGGAPAALPVRPAGALPRTVPATPAGDPAPVPAASTPTGAPPAPPAPAERSAPASAPDFGRIAGAGVGAVAVPVAAVVRVARRKNVIGAETTGSIPVHLLFRDEPEGAVPFVVGDDDGGPDTVSMAPPQAPTTPRKGGGPAIPAPSKVQGQAEPARDLAPDPTRKATTTPHPKVRPQPKSPPKSRPRSQPKPPSDGRRTPVSLSRPAPTADPGLVERPGPVLPGWVGVVGGALALAGCAAVVWWAGAVPAEAARMLRLPVRPYHGIHLGQWALLALGVVLALFALGGLGRGRVGYAWVLTLFGDYRGTVRRTGLVWVSPLLLRRRVDVRLRHWRSEPLSAVDAKGTALDVVVLVVWRVRDTVRAALGVDGHEEYLREQVEAAMARVLSQLPADAFHEDAPTLRDAEAVGEALTRMLSAECVPVGVDVFSAQPTRIEYAPEVAAAMRRRRIAAIDAKHRDSVLTSVVDAVDDVVHRLTSRGLVELDDYERKALVKDLTVAFYTGRTGPVEGV; this is encoded by the coding sequence ATGACGGCATCGACCCCGAACCCCGCGGACTCCGGCGCGGCGGCCTCACGTGACGCGGCACGCACAGCGAGACGCCTGACGGACGGCACCCTCCCGAGGACACCCCCGGACACCCCGCAGAACGCACCGGAACACGGCCTGCGGGCAGGGGTGATGGGCGAGGGCGCGACGGCGGGCCCGCCGACGGGCCCGCCGCCGACGGCGGGGCAGCCGACGGCGGAGGCGGGGGACGGCGCGTCGCCCGTGCGGGACGGCGGTGTGGTCGTGCGCGGCGGCGCGTTGCCCGTGCGGGACGGTGCTGTGGTCGTGCGCGACGGCGCCTCGGTCGTACGGGACGGCCTGTCCGCGCCCGCGCCCGCATCGGCGGTTCCGGCGCCGGGCCGGGATTCGGCCCTGCCCTCGGCCTCGGCTCCGGCTCCGGCTCCGGCTCCGGCTCCGGAGCCGGTGTCGGTTCCGGGTCGCGAGTCGGCGCTGACACCGGCACCGGCACCAGCGCTGACACCGGCACCGGCACCGGCGCCGACGCAGGCGCCGGTAGCGGAGCCCGCAGCCACAGCCGCTCCGTCACCGGCAGCGTCGCGCAGCGACGTACCCGCGCCGACGCGCAGCGACGTACCCCCGCCGGGCTCGGCCGCGGGTACGGCCGCCTCGCCCGTACCCGCGCCCGGCGGCGAGTCCGTACCCGCGCCGCCGGGCGACGGGGCTCGCCCCCCGGCGGCCCCCGCGTCGTCGGCCGCGCCCGGCGGTACGCCCGTACCCGCTTCCGGCGGAGCCCCCGCCGCGTTGCCGGTGCGGCCGGCCGGGGCCCTTCCCCGTACGGTGCCCGCCACCCCGGCAGGGGACCCCGCGCCGGTCCCGGCCGCCTCCACGCCCACCGGGGCACCCCCCGCGCCCCCCGCTCCCGCCGAGCGCAGCGCCCCCGCCTCCGCGCCCGACTTCGGGCGGATCGCCGGTGCCGGGGTCGGTGCGGTCGCCGTGCCCGTCGCCGCCGTCGTGCGCGTGGCGCGGCGGAAGAACGTGATCGGGGCCGAGACCACTGGTTCCATCCCGGTGCACCTGCTCTTCCGGGACGAGCCGGAGGGCGCCGTGCCCTTCGTGGTGGGCGACGACGACGGGGGCCCCGACACCGTCTCCATGGCCCCGCCCCAGGCCCCCACCACACCCCGGAAGGGCGGCGGCCCCGCCATCCCCGCCCCGTCGAAGGTCCAGGGGCAGGCCGAGCCGGCCAGGGACCTCGCACCCGATCCCACCCGCAAGGCCACCACGACGCCGCACCCCAAGGTCCGGCCCCAGCCCAAGTCCCCGCCGAAGTCCCGGCCCAGATCGCAGCCCAAGCCCCCGTCCGACGGGCGGCGGACCCCGGTTTCCCTCTCCCGTCCCGCCCCCACCGCCGACCCCGGGCTCGTCGAGCGGCCGGGGCCGGTGCTGCCGGGGTGGGTCGGCGTGGTCGGCGGCGCCCTCGCGCTCGCCGGGTGCGCGGCCGTCGTGTGGTGGGCCGGGGCCGTACCGGCGGAGGCGGCCCGGATGCTGCGGCTGCCGGTACGCCCGTACCACGGCATCCATCTCGGCCAGTGGGCCCTGCTCGCGCTCGGCGTCGTGCTCGCCCTGTTCGCGCTCGGCGGCCTCGGCCGGGGCCGGGTCGGCTACGCCTGGGTGCTGACCTTGTTCGGCGACTACCGGGGCACGGTCCGCCGTACCGGTCTGGTCTGGGTCAGTCCGCTGCTGCTGCGCCGCCGGGTCGACGTACGGCTTCGGCACTGGCGCAGCGAGCCGCTGTCGGCGGTCGACGCGAAGGGGACGGCGCTGGACGTCGTCGTGCTCGTGGTGTGGCGGGTGCGGGACACCGTCCGCGCGGCGCTCGGGGTCGACGGCCACGAGGAGTATCTGCGGGAGCAGGTGGAGGCGGCGATGGCCCGGGTGCTCTCGCAGCTTCCGGCGGACGCGTTCCACGAGGACGCGCCGACGCTCCGGGACGCGGAGGCGGTCGGCGAGGCGCTGACGCGGATGCTGTCGGCGGAGTGTGTGCCGGTCGGGGTGGACGTGTTCTCGGCGCAGCCGACGCGGATCGAGTACGCGCCGGAGGTGGCGGCGGCGATGCGGCGGCGACGGATCGCGGCGATCGACGCGAAGCACCGGGACAGTGTGCTGACCTCGGTGGTGGACGCGGTGGACGACGTGGTCCACCGGCTGACCAGTCGTGGTCTGGTGGAGCTGGACGACTACGAGCGCAAGGCGCTGGTCAAGGACCTGACGGTGGCGTTCTACACGGGCAGGACGGGTCCTGTGGAGGGTGTCTGA